A genomic region of Methanosarcina thermophila TM-1 contains the following coding sequences:
- a CDS encoding FmdE family protein: MASETQSCMPDPFQILAGATIGNGGLKIKNLGKTAVTVNKQAPEGVRSIKGVRIILDPEKTKAYPKLHAWYLNTEKLPHEEVVPILLEAGEKVYSWKLVDVEVPVRQKKRIQCCKNCNEMFVQQSSHCRLHTYLQLYC; encoded by the coding sequence GTGGCCTCCGAGACTCAAAGCTGCATGCCTGACCCATTCCAGATCCTTGCTGGTGCTACAATCGGAAATGGAGGGTTGAAGATTAAAAACCTGGGGAAGACGGCGGTTACTGTAAACAAACAGGCACCTGAAGGAGTACGCAGCATAAAAGGTGTCAGAATAATCCTTGATCCAGAGAAAACAAAAGCCTATCCCAAACTCCATGCCTGGTACCTGAACACTGAAAAGCTTCCCCATGAGGAGGTTGTACCCATTCTTCTGGAGGCAGGAGAAAAAGTGTATTCCTGGAAACTTGTAGACGTAGAAGTTCCAGTCCGGCAGAAAAAGCGTATACAGTGTTGTAAAAATTGCAATGAGATGTTCGTTCAGCAATCATCTCATTGCCGACTTCATACATATTTGCAACTATATTGTTAA
- a CDS encoding MTH865 family protein: MSVREEVYEQIIEILKDAKFPINTLEELIAALPEGLDTTCKIGDVEVTAAEARCLITDKDFPFKDAKQVADLLVERAGL, encoded by the coding sequence ATGAGCGTAAGAGAAGAAGTTTATGAACAGATTATAGAAATACTTAAAGATGCAAAGTTTCCAATCAATACACTGGAAGAACTGATTGCTGCTTTACCTGAGGGGCTGGATACAACATGTAAAATTGGTGATGTTGAAGTTACTGCAGCAGAGGCAAGATGTCTTATAACTGACAAAGATTTCCCATTCAAAGATGCAAAGCAGGTTGCAGACTTATTGGTTGAAAGAGCAGGACTTTAA